The stretch of DNA TACTGCGCCCCTAATAGCGCTACTTAAAGCTGGGGCTACCTAGGCCAGTTTTGCTGCCGCACTACAGGTAGCGCCATTGGGTACATACTACCTGCAGGGCTATTTGCTCAGCTTATGGCCCCGGTACCCTCGAATGGCAATCGGAATCCATCCTAATACGGGAATAAAAAAGGTGAGGGTAAAGGGATTACGCCAAATCATGCGCCAGTAAGCCCCGGGGCTACGCAGGTCCAGGTCAAAGTCGCGGCGACCATTGCGCACGTATTGGCGCTCAAACTCCTGAAATAGCGCGGGCCAGGCCCAAGGCAGAAAAAACGGAAAGAACCGCCGGTTCTCCTTCATGCGCTGCCATAGCTCCCGCCACTGGTAGGGGTGCTGACCGTGCTTCTGCACGGCTGCGTCAAGCTCTTGCTGCATCTGCCGCCGCACCTGCTCAGAAAGCGCTTCGTAGTCGGTGCGATTGAGCTCGTTTAAAGGCTTATTTGTCAACTCATAGGGCCTGATGCGCGTGCCCAGCACAAAGGTGAGCTTGGCCGGATATGCCATGTAAAAAAACCATGGCTGTAGCAGCACCATTAGCAGAATGGGACCCACCGGGATAAAGGGTATCCCTATTTTCTTGCTCAAACGGTTTACCCAATCCCAGCTATAGGTGTAGGGGTTGAGATACTCACCGTTGATGGTGTAGAATGGGATAATATCGGTGTGGTGCTGGATGCCGAGCCGCACAATGCTGGTGGCCAGGCGCTGCAGCTTGTACTTACGGTTGAACCCCTTGCCGATGCCGGGCACACCCTCGGGGTAGAGCATCAGGTTGTGGTCGTTGTAGAACATCATGGTTTCAAAGTTGAGCGTGGTGGCATCCACGCAGCCACTTTTCTTCCAGAAGTTCTTAACCAAAAAGGGGTTCATCAGCACCGACTGCGAGAGCATGGGCGCCGAGAGTGGCCTAGGGAGGTGGCGCAGGTCGGGGAGGCGGCGCCACATGTGCGAGAGGGCCACAATGGCATCCCAGGGGAAGGCCATGCCGGAGTGGTTAGAGGCAAAGAGCAGGGGCCGCTCGGGGTTGTTGCGCTGCGGAAAATCCTCAAAACCCACGAGCTTCGACCGAAACCACACCCTATCCAGTAGCTGCAGAATATTCCGATCCAGCGTTTCTACAAAGTCGTCGTCGAAATAATCGGAGTAGATGTGCTGGTTTGCCAAGATGGCGGGCGTCGGCTGGGGCAGCGCAGTGGGCGGAGAAGCCGTGGGCATTGGGCGGGCAGGATAGTGAAGGGCGGAGCTTCTAAATGTAAGTAATTAGCCGCTGAGGCCGGTATGCCGCTAACAGATATGGTTGAGTTTGGTCTGCTGGCCAATACTTTTGAGAGCCAGGCTGGATAACGTATCTCGCAGCAGGCCCAAGCTACAAACGGCCGAGTGCTCCGTCAGTAGACCCGCTCAAATCTGGCGTTGTAAGCGGATAGCCGTGGTATATAGCTTTCCGGAGGGGCGGCGCAGTACCAACAGCAGCATTCGGTTGTGGTAAGAGCGGAACATGTTGTTGATTTGGGTCATGTTCATCTGGGCCGTCGGGACCAAATTGATGGAAACCAGTTCATCATTGGTCTCCAGGCCCGCTACTTCCGCCGGCGAATCGGGCTGAATTTTCCCCACTACGTAGCGGCGAAGCTCAGGCCCGGCGGCTACCAGATCAAAGCCGCTCATATCATGCTCAAACGGCTGCCGAAAGGTACTGTTGGGGCGCAAAAGCAAACGATTGTGGGTGTAATCAATGATCACCACGAACCGCTTCAGGAGCTCAAACCCCAGGTTGCCGTTCCGGAACACGTCGGCCCGTTGGGCTACGTCGGCGGCATCGGGGAATGAAGTAAGCAACGAGGGCACCCGGTAACGACCGATGCGCAGCGCAGTTATGCGCCCCAGATATCCATTAATGTAGCCATTGAGGCCCCGCCCCAGTTGGGTACGCAGATGCTGAGCCGGTAGCTTTAATTGGTCGTTGGAAGTGGTTTCCAGTGAAAGGGCATGGCCTGCGCCGGTATCAAGCACTAGCTTCAGGGGCAGCGTTAGGGAGTCGTTGAGCGTAACGGGCAGCGTAACGTAGGTTTTGTTGCCTTCAATATCCAGCGGAATGCGGGCCCACCGCCGCCCGCGCGGCGCTTGGTATGTTTCGGGGTTGCGGAATACTACCTCCTGCTCCTGCGGGCGAATTTCAACCACAAAGCTGCGGAATATATCGGCGCCAAGCAGCCCATGAATGGGCATACCCACGTACCCCGACAGGTTTAATACGTCGTTTGACAACAGCAGCATGGGGAGCGATGCGCAGTGCAGCCCGGTCAGCTCCACGCGCATGCTATCCACTAAAAAGCCTTCCAGTGGCTCCTCCTCTCCCGCCCCGGCAATCAGGAACCGTTGTTTGGTACGCAGGTGCAGTTGTTGGCGCAGGGTGGCATCAGTGATGAGCGAGGTATTGATGCCGGTATCGAGCAGAAAATTGAAGGGCCCCTGCCCATTCAGCCGGAGCGGAATAACCACTAAATTCCGCTGCATAAATACGGGTATCCGGACTTTGCTGGCCTGTGCGTCATTAAACTGGAATGGCCCAGGCTGGGCAGCTGCCGGCACAGCTAACAGCCCCCACACGCAGCATAGTACTGCCAGCGGCAGGCTCAACCACGCCGCCCTAGCGCGGCCCCTGAACAGCCATATAAACACAACGCGCAACGGCATAGGGAAGATGTGCAAGCTGGGTAAGATACTTAAAAAAAGCACTTACTGTATCCCAGCCGGCCCCTATTTTTCTCCCTGCCTGGCCTAGAAATACTATTTTTCAGCTCAATCTTTTGTACGCACAAGCTTACTGCTTATCAGCCACCAGGGGCTCCCAGGTACCTTGCGGCGCGTATCGTAGCTCGCCGCTTGCAATGTGCAGTGGAGCCTCTACATTGTTATGATACAACTGCCCGGTACCTAGCCCCTGCGGGAAACCCGGTTGGGCATAGGAGCCGGCAAACTGACTGATGGCATTCAGCCCGACATTAGATTCCAGCGCTGAGGTAAGCCAGGATGCCACACCGCGCTGCCGGGCGGCCGTTTGCCACTCTAGCGCGGCTCCTAGGCCACCTAATAAAGTAGGCTTCAGAATAACGTAGGCCGGTTTGATCTGGTCAAGCAGCGCCTCCTGGTCCTGGGCATTGGTTACGCCAATCAGTTCCTCGTCTAGTGCCACGGGCACTGCTGCTTGCTGGCATAATTCGGCCATTGCCGACCATTGCCCGGCCTGAATGGGCTGCTCAATGGAGTGTAGAGCAAATTCAGCCAAGCGCTCTAGCTTGCCGAGCGCCTCCGTGGGGGCAAAAGCTCCGTTGGCATCTACCCGCAGCGTCAGGCGCTCAGGTCCGGCCACGGCCCGTATTTCGCGCAGCAGCTGCAGCTCCAGATCAAAGTCTAGGCTCCCGATTTTAAGCTTGAGGCAGGAGTATCCTTCCGCTAGCTTCTTCTCAATCTGTTGGCGCATGAATGCGGCATCGCCCATCCAAACTAGTCCGTTGATGGGAATGCCGGCTTCGCCGCGGCTGAAGGCGTTATCGTAGAGGCAGCGACGCCCACCGTTCTGCCAGTCTAGCGTAGCCGTTTCCAGGGCAAAGCGCAAGCTAGGCCACTCCAGGCCCACTAAAGCGGCGGCTTCTTCGGGTAACAGCTCCCGCAGCTGGCGCCGGTTAAATTCACGGCAAAAACCCTCCAGCGTAGCATCAAAGTCGGGCCGATGATCGGGGCTGAGCCCGGCAAGTGGGGCTGCCTCCCCCAGGCCAGATACGTCGGGCCGAGAACTGTCGTAGAGGTGGAGGTAATGCGCCACATGCTCGGTGAGGGCTCCTCTTGAGGTGCGAGCCGGGAAGTTGAAGCGCAAGACGCGGCGCGAAGTACTCAGTTGCAGCATGCGGGTAAGGTTGCGGTGGGCTGAAAGAATACAAGTGTACGCAGAGACCAGGGTTTTGTAGGCCGGGTCAGCTGTAGGCC from Hymenobacter taeanensis encodes:
- a CDS encoding o-succinylbenzoate synthase, producing the protein MLQLSTSRRVLRFNFPARTSRGALTEHVAHYLHLYDSSRPDVSGLGEAAPLAGLSPDHRPDFDATLEGFCREFNRRQLRELLPEEAAALVGLEWPSLRFALETATLDWQNGGRRCLYDNAFSRGEAGIPINGLVWMGDAAFMRQQIEKKLAEGYSCLKLKIGSLDFDLELQLLREIRAVAGPERLTLRVDANGAFAPTEALGKLERLAEFALHSIEQPIQAGQWSAMAELCQQAAVPVALDEELIGVTNAQDQEALLDQIKPAYVILKPTLLGGLGAALEWQTAARQRGVASWLTSALESNVGLNAISQFAGSYAQPGFPQGLGTGQLYHNNVEAPLHIASGELRYAPQGTWEPLVADKQ
- a CDS encoding aspartyl protease family protein; the protein is MQRNLVVIPLRLNGQGPFNFLLDTGINTSLITDATLRQQLHLRTKQRFLIAGAGEEEPLEGFLVDSMRVELTGLHCASLPMLLLSNDVLNLSGYVGMPIHGLLGADIFRSFVVEIRPQEQEVVFRNPETYQAPRGRRWARIPLDIEGNKTYVTLPVTLNDSLTLPLKLVLDTGAGHALSLETTSNDQLKLPAQHLRTQLGRGLNGYINGYLGRITALRIGRYRVPSLLTSFPDAADVAQRADVFRNGNLGFELLKRFVVIIDYTHNRLLLRPNSTFRQPFEHDMSGFDLVAAGPELRRYVVGKIQPDSPAEVAGLETNDELVSINLVPTAQMNMTQINNMFRSYHNRMLLLVLRRPSGKLYTTAIRLQRQI